In one Bacteroides intestinalis DSM 17393 genomic region, the following are encoded:
- a CDS encoding acetate and sugar kinases/Hsc70/actin family protein, whose protein sequence is MYKVPLIINQRDVIIALHPSDLPTKNVAIDTFVVDNTELLRFYKKILALDYDGPLSNDYILNISAISRKEDAITVEFTTFKQGGIAYSQDGLELTNDHYCYLRLKQFPNEATRFHIHLIVKINEIQYEGDVYVVVADKHHIYDAVFDFGSEASQILCHARDKELGINDIMPLYGKVKHSYGKELLKKASEVEQGETNIISEDLRKQYREQMSKSNKESEEIDDSEIIQHDDSDRLNRLYKSIYYAPGTLLKEDFRRRTDEPTNQNFIFFNKGEDIPVFEKNNYFVMPNLKVAQYGGVVLPMINSGQTVNDHLSHYRRVIMNFFIRMILDTVSNILDDEEEDSYDDEKEYTTHRAINLIVLVPNSYTQEVVTKMLKDLRCDITKLLAEEKYKSIIGCEISTFSESDASFLGMMTQHQDILINTIGENKNILTIDVGKGTTDFSVVQTRQKGFHWLIEEKYRSGFIGAGNVISFALYANLLAHLFQVYQPNATDLQIKQRVEEYTRQITDPDKKEDRNYLSLLIHIIEKYKKIHTSVHATNSEKNWRAFMSSEPKNANLDEIKLSTIVEAFAYCEKKKSILGDDYGYIANAVNAITTKFEKEIDSWNDRANLSIDYVILAGRGMLFPELRTQIEEMIRRKFSEKCTILTKKNVSVGTVKNFCLFGPLNTSLIYDGNMDMVGWPTKYELKNGTNEMDDQDETKGHKPTSKFKRIFEIYKGIRGDSENPDSEPDSISEVYTPTIQKEPKEITEDREITYNDELCSKTLLTPNSRYLIGGKYYIIKIPRYTNIKNEEAVSLNVFFDGERFVARSNDGCFYFEPAGAELQDNLVFETQFPYVTADNEGEISVLKGSEETSVAAAKPSEDNDMKTNSSSQDNGKGIPSADIEDDV, encoded by the coding sequence ATGTATAAAGTACCCCTTATTATCAACCAAAGAGATGTAATAATCGCATTGCATCCATCTGATTTGCCAACGAAGAATGTTGCTATTGACACTTTTGTTGTGGACAATACCGAACTACTCCGTTTCTACAAGAAAATACTGGCGTTAGATTACGACGGTCCTCTCAGTAACGACTACATCCTGAATATTTCTGCCATCAGCAGAAAGGAAGACGCCATCACCGTTGAATTTACGACGTTCAAGCAAGGCGGCATAGCTTATAGTCAAGACGGATTAGAACTGACCAATGACCATTATTGCTATTTGCGCTTAAAACAGTTTCCCAACGAAGCCACTCGTTTCCACATCCACCTTATCGTAAAAATCAACGAAATCCAATATGAGGGTGATGTCTATGTGGTTGTGGCAGATAAACATCATATTTATGATGCTGTATTCGACTTCGGTTCTGAAGCCTCCCAAATTTTATGCCACGCACGCGATAAGGAACTCGGCATAAACGACATCATGCCTTTATACGGTAAGGTGAAACATTCATATGGAAAAGAATTGCTGAAGAAGGCATCTGAAGTTGAACAGGGTGAGACAAATATTATCAGCGAGGATTTACGCAAGCAATATAGGGAGCAAATGAGTAAAAGCAACAAAGAATCAGAAGAAATCGATGATTCCGAAATCATTCAGCATGACGATAGCGACCGCCTGAACAGACTCTATAAATCAATCTATTATGCTCCCGGCACTCTCTTGAAAGAAGACTTCAGGAGACGCACGGATGAGCCTACGAACCAGAACTTTATATTCTTCAACAAGGGAGAGGATATTCCTGTATTCGAAAAGAATAACTATTTTGTTATGCCCAACCTTAAAGTAGCGCAATATGGAGGAGTTGTGTTACCTATGATTAACAGTGGCCAAACGGTAAACGACCACTTGTCGCATTACAGGAGGGTCATTATGAACTTCTTCATCCGAATGATACTGGACACAGTCTCAAACATCCTTGACGATGAAGAAGAGGACTCTTACGATGATGAAAAAGAATACACCACTCATAGAGCAATCAACCTAATTGTACTTGTGCCCAATTCATATACCCAAGAGGTAGTTACCAAAATGCTGAAAGACTTGCGTTGCGACATAACCAAACTTCTGGCAGAGGAGAAATACAAATCAATTATAGGATGTGAGATTTCCACATTCTCGGAGAGCGACGCCTCTTTCCTTGGCATGATGACGCAACATCAAGACATCTTAATCAATACAATTGGGGAAAACAAGAATATCCTGACGATTGACGTCGGCAAGGGTACCACCGATTTCTCCGTAGTACAAACACGGCAGAAAGGCTTCCACTGGTTGATAGAAGAGAAATACAGATCCGGTTTTATCGGTGCAGGAAACGTTATCTCTTTCGCGTTATATGCCAATTTATTGGCACACTTGTTTCAAGTATATCAACCTAATGCCACAGACCTCCAGATAAAGCAAAGAGTAGAGGAATATACAAGACAAATCACAGACCCCGACAAGAAAGAAGACAGGAATTATCTGTCGCTATTAATACATATTATAGAGAAATACAAGAAGATCCATACGTCTGTTCATGCCACAAATTCTGAAAAGAATTGGCGGGCATTCATGTCGTCGGAGCCTAAAAATGCCAATTTAGATGAGATAAAACTGTCCACCATTGTCGAAGCATTTGCCTACTGTGAAAAGAAGAAAAGTATCTTGGGTGATGACTATGGCTATATTGCCAATGCGGTAAATGCCATCACCACCAAATTTGAAAAAGAAATTGATTCATGGAATGATCGGGCCAATTTATCCATCGATTATGTGATATTGGCCGGACGTGGTATGCTGTTTCCCGAATTGCGTACCCAAATCGAGGAAATGATCAGACGTAAATTCTCGGAGAAATGTACAATCCTGACCAAGAAGAACGTTAGTGTCGGCACGGTGAAAAACTTCTGTCTGTTTGGTCCGCTGAATACCTCGTTAATCTACGACGGCAATATGGATATGGTGGGTTGGCCCACTAAATATGAACTGAAGAACGGGACTAATGAAATGGATGACCAAGATGAGACCAAAGGCCATAAACCTACTTCCAAGTTCAAACGCATTTTCGAGATTTATAAGGGAATCAGAGGAGATTCTGAGAACCCGGATTCTGAACCTGACAGCATAAGTGAGGTTTATACACCAACAATACAGAAAGAACCAAAGGAGATTACGGAAGACCGCGAGATTACATACAATGACGAGCTATGCAGTAAGACGCTCTTAACACCTAACAGCCGCTATCTGATAGGAGGGAAATACTATATCATTAAAATACCCAGGTACACAAATATAAAAAATGAGGAAGCCGTATCTCTGAATGTATTCTTCGACGGAGAAAGATTCGTTGCCCGCAGCAATGACGGCTGTTTCTATTTTGAACCTGCAGGAGCAGAATTGCAAGATAATTTAGTGTTCGAAACTCAGTTTCCTTACGTCACCGCCGATAATGAAGGAGAAATCAGTGTCCTAAAAGGAAGTGAAGAAACGTCCGTTGCTGCAGCAAAACCTTCAGAAGATAATGATATGAAGACGAATAGTTCCAGTCAAGACAATGGCAAGGGAATCCCCTCTGCAGATATAGAGGATGACGTATAA
- a CDS encoding acetate and sugar kinases/Hsc70/actin family protein produces the protein MPNRTLLELNTQTSPFSLHSCGQKGLGRLIEEEIALEPEEISSKKVWSIFKPQRQLSAPTIALGEVASDSLAIRQGATLLKVTLQRYSIGIDKANITFHVALDPEAISDILEAGKLKVSVDFDIKINLEGRKQIVKEYTAIIYCTPEPIKSPHVESKSLDVVHAHSIKDIGYLYFSYPTNLEYDGTIKITACLCSLKRNGAELALDKLTFTSLQCDGIITQHYNLESQKLEVDGLKNDKVRVTLSLNLEDQVLTPNPVDKDSYEIQIKYEYSYNQLDIPPRTETRNFSFQVKADNSRPALYVTCQQWKGGIENLLLLKPGERLDALKREITLAKSRLATINEVSAVNESISFASLKLKNIASDAPDIEPCTFFPEGCTYSVTLMNQKQEEIKHCDFLKIAQGCSLSDVFSLGDATNCSWSDILRQQNQLNGQECIELFLKLNSNLIEQIDRTLFPPELGMKFNVKCELHLKYQEGTDIQAKEVSLVFTIPMQPDFGDNWLCLDYGTSAIVAYYGDSILALNTEKKRFLEEKGLFTEEKDLMSNVNSPLLSSDLLFLHDTQQEEWELDSPYFLSPTKTMLEDANLSNNLLPCLKIMVGREKLINYQNYFHIRFKDQGKETVLGALEKPLLNRSPLIKIDYIFQNAYQFLFKNYILPLTKQENRTISKLVVTVPNTYRPSDTKKVIDTAKKTFEWLRDDENILVLSESEAAICYYYTNRNTLLPPASLKEHESLFRGAGEHILVYDMGAGTLDISYCKVTATEIDIIGNIGCYYAGNILDYAFAFDVIDEYLENNHAALNDDQIKFLQQLVALDIKEEDKMESIELYRKKYKDYIRTIKTMPSQYENMKFELPTPLFAQSANTLYANPELLEYSHWRKGKEIELYNFACNHLLLEAFFSTLGFTKEKRVPIDVLMFTGRASQLTGLADKIISNINTKWRKQLGRKYNVISLTGDQRKTVVAEGALNYANIKYQRMEGVTFVRNKIYARYGVMYNNGGDWVFEEILGPNSTIKPQQNILYDNTIKINNTQRGAIHIVRTYDKKPEIVWKAMQQDNPSLKTENDSLYQAVNYTTVLYTQQPNFDPNMNQDLAIRLQITNNMDLLISITDCNLGTAIDIMVGACVSEEKNSNISFKKSIWPSLEQ, from the coding sequence ATGCCTAATAGAACTTTGTTAGAACTGAATACTCAGACATCTCCTTTTTCTCTGCACAGCTGCGGACAGAAAGGCCTGGGCCGTCTCATCGAAGAAGAAATAGCCCTAGAACCCGAAGAAATCAGCAGCAAGAAAGTGTGGAGTATATTTAAACCCCAAAGACAATTATCAGCCCCCACCATAGCTCTCGGAGAAGTAGCATCCGATTCACTGGCAATCAGACAAGGGGCTACACTCTTAAAGGTTACCCTACAAAGGTATTCCATAGGCATTGATAAGGCAAACATTACTTTCCATGTCGCACTTGATCCGGAAGCTATATCAGACATATTAGAAGCCGGAAAGCTCAAAGTCTCTGTTGATTTTGACATCAAAATTAATCTTGAGGGCCGTAAGCAGATAGTAAAGGAATACACTGCCATCATTTATTGTACCCCGGAGCCGATAAAGTCTCCTCACGTAGAGTCCAAATCTCTGGATGTCGTACATGCCCATAGCATCAAAGACATCGGGTACTTATATTTCTCTTATCCAACCAATCTGGAATATGACGGCACTATTAAAATAACAGCCTGTCTGTGCTCTCTAAAAAGAAACGGAGCTGAACTGGCATTGGACAAACTGACATTCACCTCCTTACAATGTGATGGTATCATAACACAGCACTATAACCTGGAAAGCCAAAAACTGGAAGTGGATGGGCTAAAGAACGACAAGGTGAGAGTAACACTCTCATTGAACCTGGAAGACCAGGTATTAACTCCCAATCCGGTAGACAAAGATTCTTATGAAATCCAGATAAAGTATGAATATTCCTATAATCAGTTAGACATACCGCCCAGAACCGAAACACGTAACTTCTCATTTCAAGTTAAGGCGGACAATTCGCGTCCCGCGCTATACGTCACCTGCCAGCAATGGAAAGGAGGTATTGAAAACCTGCTACTACTAAAACCGGGAGAACGACTTGATGCATTGAAACGCGAAATAACGTTGGCGAAGTCACGGCTGGCAACCATCAACGAGGTTTCCGCCGTAAATGAATCCATCTCTTTCGCATCCTTAAAACTAAAGAATATAGCTTCCGACGCTCCGGACATCGAGCCTTGCACCTTCTTTCCCGAAGGATGTACATACAGTGTAACATTGATGAACCAGAAGCAGGAAGAAATAAAGCATTGTGATTTCCTGAAAATAGCGCAAGGCTGTTCTTTATCTGACGTGTTCTCTTTAGGAGATGCCACGAACTGCTCATGGTCGGACATCTTACGCCAGCAGAACCAGCTGAATGGACAAGAATGCATTGAACTGTTCTTAAAGTTAAATTCCAATTTAATAGAACAGATAGACCGTACTCTGTTTCCGCCGGAATTGGGCATGAAGTTCAATGTAAAATGCGAACTTCATCTAAAGTATCAAGAAGGAACGGACATCCAGGCCAAAGAAGTTTCATTAGTCTTCACCATTCCGATGCAACCCGACTTCGGAGACAACTGGCTCTGCCTAGACTATGGAACGTCTGCAATCGTGGCCTATTATGGCGACAGTATACTGGCACTGAACACAGAGAAGAAGCGTTTCCTAGAAGAGAAAGGACTGTTCACAGAGGAAAAAGACTTGATGAGCAATGTCAATTCCCCTTTATTGTCATCCGACCTCCTGTTCCTGCATGATACCCAACAGGAAGAATGGGAATTGGACAGCCCTTACTTTCTCTCACCGACCAAAACAATGCTGGAAGATGCCAACCTCTCAAACAATTTGTTGCCCTGCCTGAAAATCATGGTAGGCCGTGAAAAGCTAATCAACTATCAGAACTATTTCCATATCCGGTTTAAGGATCAGGGCAAGGAAACAGTATTAGGCGCCTTGGAAAAGCCTTTATTGAACCGTTCTCCCCTAATCAAAATAGACTATATCTTTCAGAATGCCTACCAATTCCTGTTTAAGAATTATATTTTGCCTTTGACGAAGCAAGAAAACCGTACCATCAGCAAACTGGTGGTAACCGTACCTAATACATATCGCCCTTCGGACACGAAAAAAGTTATTGATACAGCCAAAAAGACATTCGAATGGCTGCGGGATGACGAAAACATACTTGTGCTAAGCGAAAGCGAAGCCGCTATTTGCTATTATTACACAAATAGGAATACATTATTGCCGCCTGCAAGTTTAAAAGAGCATGAGTCTCTGTTCAGAGGGGCAGGCGAACACATCCTTGTTTACGATATGGGAGCCGGCACACTCGACATCAGCTATTGCAAGGTTACCGCTACGGAAATAGACATCATAGGAAATATAGGTTGCTATTATGCCGGGAATATACTGGACTACGCTTTCGCCTTTGACGTCATAGATGAATATCTGGAAAACAACCATGCGGCACTAAACGATGATCAGATAAAATTCCTGCAGCAGTTAGTGGCACTGGACATCAAAGAAGAAGATAAGATGGAAAGCATTGAGCTATACCGGAAAAAGTATAAAGACTATATACGTACCATAAAAACCATGCCATCTCAGTACGAGAACATGAAGTTTGAACTGCCCACACCCCTGTTTGCCCAATCGGCGAACACTCTATATGCCAATCCCGAATTGTTGGAATACAGTCATTGGAGGAAAGGCAAAGAGATAGAACTATACAACTTTGCCTGCAACCATCTGCTACTTGAGGCATTCTTCTCCACATTAGGTTTTACAAAAGAAAAGAGGGTGCCCATTGATGTCCTTATGTTCACGGGAAGAGCCAGTCAGCTGACCGGGCTTGCAGACAAAATCATAAGCAACATTAATACCAAATGGCGTAAACAATTGGGCAGGAAGTATAACGTAATATCCTTAACCGGAGACCAGCGCAAGACCGTTGTCGCTGAAGGAGCTCTTAATTATGCAAACATCAAATACCAACGCATGGAAGGTGTAACGTTTGTAAGAAACAAGATATATGCACGCTACGGAGTCATGTACAATAATGGCGGAGACTGGGTATTTGAAGAAATCTTGGGACCAAACAGTACCATAAAGCCCCAACAGAACATCTTGTATGATAATACGATCAAGATTAACAATACGCAAAGAGGAGCCATACATATTGTACGCACTTATGACAAAAAACCGGAAATAGTATGGAAAGCCATGCAACAGGATAATCCAAGCTTGAAGACCGAAAACGATTCGCTCTATCAAGCTGTCAACTATACAACAGTCTTATATACGCAGCAGCCTAATTTTGATCCTAACATGAATCAGGATTTAGCTATCCGCCTCCAAATTACAAACAACATGGATCTCTTGATTTCCATAACCGATTGTAATCTGGGAACTGCCATAGATATTATGGTAGGCGCCTGTGTATCAGAAGAGAAGAACAGCAATATATCATTCAAAAAGAGTATATGGCCCAGTTTAGAACAATAA
- a CDS encoding acetate and sugar kinases/Hsc70/actin family protein gives MLHKDYIFNVAFRNHYKKPEVEIQLNKEFEDGYNYRPSLNGFVAIGHITVSNPNAFKATPGLHGILSIYLEGEEGATQDVYLCRQSTNDYVQDTDIQGLESGREFQYGLFLDTNRLGNPAAEKATFRIKATFHYVPSYLKLEEEKNTATIDKEFFIIKDKVHSELRCFFRDGTTDAFSPLPLVSEYDISLRPINYQPGLNAAPVSILRLQNNAISNVNGQDAKIVISSFETRVILHENCPKIEMRDGYETENCFTIRNSNGDTSSSVLNLYNAPNSYVDYEMRFHPERIGRIETRDKTKRSFTVDINVRISYYEDPDGNPDNRNTTQEIVYRFIHTINIRPQDKWLCIDYGTSAIAACYGTNILNLNKQKRRVFEGGGYNDSSYSQDILENGLPFISSDIILQQGGSFGATDTTKPYSKLAICLSPTSKLQIRNYTQLLPCLKSLVGYSELPNLYSYKDYKYLNAQGQQTAVAIFEEDEDRDEVKIKSCSELGKIDRLFSEVYRILFNYFIKPAMPKEAINKIVLTIPNTYTPKHKSILNSIVKDNFPDIYEEYIRFVSESDAVACYYLHNWHALNHQMNARQKEQLKKEELVLVYDMGAGTLDLTYFHKKQENGATPHTTVKILGKIGINKAGNYLDYILAEVVSKNEKNSDTLRNCVKLDQSVLGAERDLTNYYKNYIKNVVKVKLNQPEYADNVKIGNTRTTTNVKVDINDVRNNRLYKQFKKEVTSELLDIFFEGLGYDASQHPKVDTVIFSGRSSRLKEIRDSFQEALEKWGVSNCNIVQLGPDQEDDTTDYSDIIYTAEGNNRSKSSSILSSYPNTPQKAENSLLGGFNKNEVKQPGNTRQAESAGNRVAESVQSSNAAPTSKVSSKEAPVKEDKLKTVVVEGAMVYASIFSRKDSIIQFNAEDKLFASYGILYYAEGLWKYEEILKRGTQRIADASQDNIIFEGEKEHINLGSTDRIHFVQTYMSQQMTEREWRNKSEYLSIMQSVGLDVFDNKHDMTISVSITKDNNVKFAINQYILPEVPATIDSLDNSAYKKSVWPVVFNINQKETF, from the coding sequence GTGCTGCACAAAGACTATATCTTCAATGTCGCCTTCAGAAACCACTACAAGAAACCGGAAGTGGAGATACAACTCAACAAGGAATTTGAGGATGGGTACAACTACCGTCCTTCGCTAAATGGCTTTGTAGCTATCGGGCATATCACCGTATCGAATCCCAATGCCTTTAAGGCGACACCCGGACTGCACGGCATCTTGAGCATCTACTTGGAAGGAGAAGAAGGAGCTACCCAAGATGTCTATCTATGCCGGCAAAGTACCAATGACTATGTCCAGGATACTGATATTCAGGGATTGGAATCGGGAAGAGAGTTTCAATACGGCTTGTTCCTGGACACCAACCGTCTGGGTAATCCTGCCGCAGAAAAAGCCACATTTCGCATAAAAGCCACATTTCACTATGTGCCTTCCTATCTGAAATTGGAGGAAGAGAAAAACACTGCCACAATAGACAAGGAGTTTTTCATCATCAAAGATAAAGTCCATTCTGAATTAAGATGCTTTTTCCGTGATGGAACCACAGATGCATTCTCGCCACTTCCCCTGGTGTCCGAATATGACATTTCGTTGCGTCCCATCAATTACCAACCGGGATTGAATGCGGCACCCGTCTCTATCCTGCGCCTACAGAACAATGCCATTTCCAACGTCAACGGTCAAGATGCCAAAATAGTCATCAGCAGTTTTGAGACAAGGGTAATCTTGCATGAAAATTGCCCGAAGATTGAGATGCGGGACGGTTATGAAACAGAGAACTGTTTCACCATAAGAAACAGCAACGGAGACACATCGTCATCCGTGCTGAATCTGTACAATGCTCCCAACTCCTATGTTGACTACGAGATGCGATTTCATCCGGAACGGATTGGCCGGATTGAGACAAGAGATAAAACCAAACGCAGCTTCACAGTGGACATCAATGTGCGCATTTCGTACTACGAAGACCCGGATGGCAACCCTGACAACCGGAATACAACGCAGGAAATCGTATACAGATTCATCCATACCATCAACATACGCCCGCAAGACAAATGGTTGTGCATAGACTATGGTACATCGGCAATTGCCGCCTGTTATGGAACAAACATCCTAAACCTGAACAAGCAAAAAAGAAGAGTATTCGAAGGGGGCGGGTACAATGATTCTTCTTATTCGCAGGACATCCTTGAAAACGGGCTGCCTTTCATCTCGTCGGACATCATATTGCAGCAAGGTGGTTCCTTCGGTGCAACAGATACCACCAAACCATATAGTAAATTGGCAATATGCCTGTCGCCCACATCAAAATTACAGATACGTAACTATACCCAGTTGCTCCCATGTCTGAAATCTCTGGTGGGCTATTCCGAACTGCCCAATCTCTATTCTTACAAAGACTACAAATATCTCAATGCACAAGGGCAGCAGACGGCTGTAGCCATATTTGAAGAGGATGAAGATAGAGATGAGGTGAAAATAAAGTCTTGCTCTGAGTTAGGCAAGATTGACAGGTTGTTTTCCGAAGTTTACCGTATATTATTCAATTACTTCATTAAGCCTGCCATGCCCAAAGAGGCTATAAACAAAATTGTACTCACAATTCCCAATACGTATACTCCCAAGCATAAGAGCATCTTAAACTCTATAGTAAAAGACAACTTTCCTGACATCTATGAGGAATACATCCGCTTTGTCAGCGAGTCGGACGCAGTTGCCTGCTACTATCTGCACAACTGGCATGCACTGAACCACCAGATGAATGCCCGGCAAAAGGAACAGTTGAAGAAAGAAGAACTTGTACTGGTATATGACATGGGAGCGGGTACGCTGGACCTTACCTATTTCCACAAGAAGCAGGAAAATGGAGCTACGCCGCACACGACGGTAAAAATCCTCGGAAAGATAGGAATCAATAAAGCCGGTAACTACTTGGACTACATCTTGGCAGAAGTAGTATCCAAGAATGAAAAAAACAGTGATACTCTGCGGAATTGCGTAAAGTTAGACCAAAGTGTCTTAGGTGCTGAACGCGACCTGACAAACTACTATAAGAATTATATCAAAAACGTAGTAAAAGTAAAACTGAACCAGCCGGAGTATGCCGACAATGTCAAGATAGGAAACACACGTACAACGACCAATGTGAAAGTAGATATTAATGATGTACGCAATAATAGGTTATACAAACAATTCAAGAAGGAAGTCACCTCTGAACTATTGGACATTTTCTTTGAAGGACTTGGCTACGATGCCAGCCAGCACCCCAAGGTTGATACCGTAATCTTTTCCGGACGTAGTTCACGTTTGAAGGAAATCCGCGACAGCTTCCAGGAAGCTTTGGAGAAATGGGGAGTAAGCAACTGCAACATCGTTCAATTAGGTCCCGACCAGGAAGACGACACTACTGACTATAGCGACATTATATATACAGCCGAAGGCAATAACAGAAGCAAGTCCTCTTCTATCTTAAGCTCATATCCCAATACTCCGCAAAAGGCAGAGAACAGTTTGTTGGGAGGCTTTAACAAAAACGAAGTCAAGCAGCCCGGCAATACCCGGCAAGCCGAATCGGCAGGCAACAGGGTGGCCGAATCTGTACAAAGCTCCAACGCTGCCCCAACCTCCAAGGTTTCCTCGAAGGAAGCCCCTGTCAAAGAAGACAAGCTAAAAACCGTAGTGGTGGAGGGAGCAATGGTCTATGCCTCCATATTCAGCCGCAAAGACTCCATCATACAGTTCAACGCAGAGGACAAACTGTTTGCATCTTATGGTATTTTATATTATGCAGAGGGACTTTGGAAGTATGAAGAGATTCTGAAGCGAGGCACCCAACGAATAGCAGATGCCTCCCAAGACAACATTATCTTCGAAGGCGAAAAAGAACATATAAACTTGGGCAGCACCGACAGAATCCACTTTGTGCAGACATATATGTCACAGCAGATGACCGAAAGGGAATGGAGGAACAAATCAGAATATCTGTCCATCATGCAATCCGTGGGGTTAGACGTGTTCGACAACAAACATGATATGACCATCTCTGTGTCCATAACCAAAGATAACAATGTGAAGTTCGCCATCAACCAATATATATTGCCCGAAGTACCTGCCACCATTGACAGTCTGGACAACTCCGCTTACAAGAAGAGCGTATGGCCGGTTGTTTTCAACATTAATCAGAAAGAAACCTTTTAA